The genomic stretch CCCATCTAGCAGCTGAGGCGCTTAAGGACATCATCCCTTCAAGCCGGCCTAGAATGATAACCATGCATGATATTCAGACCAAGGTTGGAGAGTTCTATGGGCTGCGGCTAGAGGATTTCAAAGCGCGGAAACGAACGAAAGCAGTAGCTTTTCCAAGGCAAATTGCTATGTATTTATCACGGGAGCTAACTGACTTCTCACTTCCCAAGATCGGCGAAGCATTTGGTGGACGCGATCATACAACCGTCATCCATGCGCACGAGAAAATTACACAGCAGCTTAAGATTGATCAGGACCTCTACAAAATCGTTCAAAACCTGGCCGAAAAAGTCAAAAATCATATGTGAACAACTAAGCAAGCCTATGCACACGCTATGCACATGTGGATAGGCTTGCTTTATCAGTCTTCCACGGGGTTATCCACATATTCAGTGCCCCTACTACTACGACTACTAAAAATCTTTAAATAAACATCATCAAATACGCGTAAACGGCTAAAGCCTCATTCAAAAAAAAATCGTATCTTTCGCGATCATTTTTTCGATAAATTTATAAGAACGCTAGGAGTGAAAAAAATGAAATTAACGATTTCAAAAAACGAACTAAACGATGCAATTCAACAAGTAGCGAAGGCTGCTTCTTCCAGACCTGCAATTCCAATTCTAGGTGGTATCAAAATTGAGGTTACCCATCTAGGCGTAACGCTTACAGCCAGCGATACGGATATTTCCATTCAAAGCTTTATTCCAGTGGAAAAAGATCAATTCGTTATTGCACATGTCGAAAAACCAGGAAGCGTCGTTTTGCCAGCAAAGTTTTTTGTCGAAATCGTAAAAAAACTCCCTTCTGAACAAGTCACTATTGACGTAAGCAACACATTTCAAACGATTCTTCGTTCCGGATCAACAGAAATTCAGATGGTTGGACTTGATCCTGAGGAATTTCCTTACTTACCGTCAATTGAGCAAAACGAAGTGCTGCAAATGCCTGGTGATCTATTAAAAGCGATGATTCGCCAAACCGTGCTAGCTGCTTCAGCAAGCGAACAAACGCCAATTTTGACAGGTGTGCTATGGAATCTGCTTGAAGGGGAACTTAAGTTTATCGCTACTGACCGTCACCGTTTAGCGAGCAGAACAGCCCAAGTGGACACCGAGGCAGCATTCAAATTCAGCAATGTCGTTATTTCAGCGAAAACACTATTAGAGCTCGCAAAGCTCGTTCCCGAGCACAATGCGCTCGTAGACATCGTTGTAGCAGACAATCAAGTTCTATTTAAGCTTGGAAACGTATTGTTCTACACACGAATTTTGGACGGCGTCTATCCCGATACTTCTAAGATTATTCCGCAAACATTCAAAACAGAACTTGTTCTTGATACAAAAAATGTAATGGATGCCATCGACCGCGCTTACTTGATGTCACGTGAGGAAAAAACGAATATCGTTCGTCTCATAACCCTCGAGGATGGACTGATTGAAATTTCCTCAAGCTCCACAGAGCTTGGAAGAGTGACAGAGCAGGTTGAAGCTAAAGAATTTAATGGCGAGCCGCTTAGAATTGCATTTAACTCAAAATATATGCTGGATGTACTTAAAGTCATTGACAGCGAGCAGCTGTTCATCGGTTTTACAGGTGCAATGAGCCCGATCATTATCCGTCCAATGGATCACGCCTACAGCATGTACGTTATTTTGCCTTACCGGACAACTGGCTAGAGCCAAGAGCGCAAGCATAGAGAGGAATGACAATTTTCGATGAAAGAAATTGAAATTAAAACGGAATATATAACTTTGGGCCAATTTTTGAAACTGTCCGATTGCATTTCCTCCGGTGGTCATGCTAAATTTTTTCTACAAGAGAACACGGTTTTAATTAATGGCGAAGCTGATAATCGCAGGGGCAGAAAGTTATACACAGGGGATAAAGTAGAAGTTGAAGGCTGCGGCGTTTTTACAGTAAGTAAAGCGTAACGCACCAATGGACCGGGAGGTCAAAATGTGTTTTTAAAGAACATACAGCTGCAAAATTACCGCAACTATAGCGAGCTCGATTTACAAACGGCTAATAAAGTAAATGTATTTCTCGGGCCGAATGCCCAGGGAAAGACCAATTTGCTGGAAGCGATATTCGTGCTTGCGCTAACGAAGTCACATCGTACATCGAAAGATAAAGAGCTAATCGGCTGGCAGGCTGAGACGGCTCGCATCACAGGCGAAGTAGATAAAAAATACGGATCCATCAAGCTGGATCTTCTTTATTCAGCACAAGGCAAGAAGGCAAAAATCAACGGACTAGAGCAGCGAAAGCTTAGCGATTTCATAGGCTCAGTCAATGTCGTGATGTTTGCGCCAGAGGATCTTGAAATCGTAAAAGGAACGCCGGGTATACGAAGACGGTTTCTCGATATGGAAATCGGACAAGTGCAACCTGGCTATTTGCATACACTCCAGCAGTACGGCAAGGTGCTTCTACAGCGGAACAATTTCTTGAAGGCTTCCTACTCTGGAGGCGCAAATCAGACGATGCTTGATGTGTGGAATATGCAGCTTGCAGAGCATGGTGTTAAAATTATGAAAAAAAGGAAACACTTTATACATAAATTACAAACGTTTGCAGAACAAATCCATGCAGGCATTACAAACGGTACCGAACAGCTCACAATCGTATACCGTCCTTCATTTGACGTGGATGCCCAGCAAGATGAAACTGTTTTATTTGAGCAATTTATGATAAAGTTAACACAAGTGAAAGATCAGGAGATTCGCAGAGGTGTTACGCTAGTGGGACCGCACCGCGACGATTTGGCATTTTATATCAATGGCAAAGAAGCGCAAACTTTCGGCTCCCAAGGGCAGCAGCGAACGACGGCCTTATCTTTAAAATTGGCAGAGATAGAGCTGATAAACGAGGAAATTGGAGAATATCCGATTTTGCTGCTTGATGATGTGCTGTCAGAGCTTGACCGCAATCGTCAAACACAGCTTATTGAGACATTTCAAAGCAAAGTACAAACCTTTATTACAACGACCGGCCTTGAAAGCGTGGATGTCAGCAGGCTTCAGGATGCCGGCATCTACCATGTGCATGAAGGCCGAGTGACGCGTTAAGGGTGCCAATAGGAGAGGTGAGGAAGAGGACATGTACATCCATTTGGGCGGTGAGAAAATAATTCGTGCTGCAGAGCTGGTGGCCATATTTGATATTTCCATCGAGCAGTCCTCTAAACTATCCAAGCAATTCGTTGCGGGAGCACGCAAGCGTAAGGACGTTGAAACGATAGGCGAGGAAGAGCCGAAATCGATCGTTGTAACAAAGCAGAAAATATATTATTCGCCTATTTCATCCTCTACGCTCAAGAAACGTGCCCATCATTTTGCGGCAAATGGCTAGAGTGAAGGCGATCAGGAACAGCAGTTGAGAGGAGCAGTGAAGTTGCATGTCTTTGGAGCAGCATACGTATGACGAGAGTCAGATACAGGTTCTGGAAGGATTAGAGGCAGTACGCAAACGTCCGGGGATGTACATTGGCTCGACTAGTGGAAAAGGTCTTCACCATCTCGTATGGGAGGTTGTCGATAACAGTATTGATGAGGCTCTGGCCGGTTATTGTTCGAGAATCGAAGTTATCGTGCATGAGAATAACAGCGTTACCGTTATTGATAATGGACGCGGAATTCCCGTAGGCGAGAATGCAAAACTGAAAATATCGACGCTAGAAGTCGTTATGACTGTTTTGCATGCAGGTGGTAAGTTCGGCGGTGAAGGCTATAAAGTATCCGGGGGCTTGCACGGGGTCGGCGTATCCGTTGTGAACGCGTTGTCCGAGCTCGTCATTGTTCAAGTAAAACGTGAAGGCAAGATCTATCAGCAAGAATACCGCAAAGGTGCGCCTCAGTATGACATTAAGGTTATAGGTGAGGCTACTGAAACAGGTACGCAAGTTACATTTACGCCTGATAGCGAAATTTTTACGGAAACAAGAGAGTTTGATTATGAGATATTGCAGTCTCGCATCCGTGAGCTTGCATTTTTGAATAAAGGCATTGAGCTTGTGCTTACAGATGAGCGGACAAATATATCAAACACGTTTAAGTACGAGGGCGGTATTATTGAGTTCGTCAAATATTTGAACCGTACTCGCGATGCTCTTCATGAGCAGCCGATCTATGTGGAAGGTTCAAAGGACCATATCCATGTAGAGGTCGCGTTGCAATATAACGACAGCTATACGGAAAACATTCATTCATTTGCGAATAATATCAATACACATGAAGGCGGTACGCATGAGTCCGGCTTTAAGAGTGCATTGACACGAATAATTAATGATTATGGCCGTAAGGCTAGCCTAATCAAAGATAATGAATCGAATTTCTCCGGTGATGATGTTCGTGAAGGGTTAACGGCGATCATTTCTGTCAAAATACCTGAGCCGCAATTCGAAGGACAAACGAAAACTAAGCTTGGCAACAGTGAAGTGCGCGGGATTGTAGAATCCTTCTTTGCCGAGAAACTGCAGGAATTCCTAGAGGAGAATCCTGCGGTATCTCGGAAAATTGTAGAGAAGGGGCTGCAGGCTGCTCGTGCACGTGAAGCCGCGCGCAAAGCTCGTGAACTGACTCGTCGCAAGAGCGCGCTTGAAGTTGGATCACTGCCAGGTAAACTTGCCGACTGCTCATCGAAGGATGCTTCCATCAGTGAGCTTTACATCGTAGAAGGTGACTCTGCAGGCGGCTCTGCAAAGCAAGGACGTGATCGTCACTTCCAAGCCATATTGCCGCTGCGCGGAAAAATCTTGAACGTAGAGAAGGCGAGACTTGATCGTATTCTCGGCAATGCTGAGATCAGAACGATTATTACTGCGCTTGGCACGGGCATAAGCGATGATTTTGATTTAGCTAAGGCGCGTTATCACAAAATCGTTATTATGACCGATGCCGACGTGGATGGCGCTCATATTCGCACGCTGATGCTGACGTTCTTCTATCGCTATATGCGCCAAATTATTGATGCAGGCTATATTTATATTGCTCAACCACCGCTCTTCAAGGTTGAACGGAATAAGGTTATTCGTTACGCGCAAACCGAAAAGGAACGGGACCGTATCATCGCTGAGTTTGGTGAAGGCGTTAAGGTTAACGTTCAACGTTATAAAGGACTCGGGGAAATGAACGCAACTCAGCTGTGGGAAACGACGATGGATCCCGAAAGTCGGACTATGCTGCAGGTAACGATCGACGATGCGATTGAAGCTGATGTGATGTTTGATACACTTATGGGCGATAACGTAGAACCGCGTCGTGAATTTATCCAGAAATATGCGAGATATGTCACGAATCTAGATTTCTAAGAAGTCATGTACTGCTAAGAAGCAGTCGCCCATTATGGACGACTGTTTCTTTTTTTGAAACGTCCATAATGAACGGCGTAGCGGTAAACCCTTTGGAAGACGACTTGGTCAGGAAGCTTGCGAAAGATAAAAGGGTCTGGGCATGTATTCACTTCGAGTATCCAAGGATGCAGCGTTGCATCGACGGCAATGTCGACACCAAGCTCTTTTATTCTCGGATAAGCAGATTGCAATTGATTAGCAATGGATATGCTAAGCTTTCTTAATCGGTTTTTGAAGGATGCAAGTTCGGATAGGGTAGTATGATCACCCATAAGCCTCTCAAGTGACATTGGCGTACCGCCGCTGTGATAGTTGGTTACGATTTTTCCAGGATGGGCGAGTCGGCCGATTATGCCGGTAGCCTCCCACACATTATGCGGATTTTTTTGGACCATGACGCGAATGTCGAAGCGCCGGTTCAAATGGCGCAGCAGATGAATTCCTTTTTGAACGATATAGCGGCGTTTTTTCTTTTGTTTCATTATCCCTTTGTAAAGCTGTTCGAAAGTGGAATAAAACTTGATCTTTGTATCGAGCTGGTAACGGTAGCCGAGCGAGGGTACCGTCGTTCGTTCTACACGAATGACCCCTTTTCCAAAGGTACCGTTTATCGGTTTGACGTAAACCATGCCATACTGTCTCAGCATTGATTGGAGGCTGCTGCGTCCGAACAGCTTTGTAGAGGGCATGTATTGGCGCAGATAATCAGATCGAAGCATTATTTTTGTTTTTGCCCACTTACTCTTAATGCGTTGAATGCTCACGATTTTTCTCCTCTCGTATTGCTTTTTTCCTGTTGAGGGTTTCAAATGATGCAGGAGACAGACTTGGAATTGAGTGGTATAATAAAAGTTGGGTCTGTTTATTTTATGGCAGATTTTCGTGTATGGAGAGCGGCAAATCACCTATTTTTGATAACAAATGATGCGAGATTTTAAAGAATTCCAAAAGCATGGGCCAAAAAGGTTTATATGCCCGCTTTTTGAGAAAGTAATATAAGAGTTATTGTGATTTAAGAGTAGCTATAGATGGCGTCAGGGAGGTAAATCATGGCGGAAGAACAACGTGTATCTATAAGAGAGCGGGACATTGGTACAGAGATGCGGGATTCATTTATGGATTACGCAATGAGTATCATTGTAAGCCGTGCTCTTCCCGATGTTAGGGATGGTCTAAAGCCTGTGCATCGTCGTATTTTGTTTGCAATGTCTGAACTAGGCATGTCACCAGATAAGCCCCACAAGAAATCCGCAAGGATTGTTGGGGAAGTTATCGGTAAGTATCACCCGCATGGTGATACAGCTGTATATGAATCCATGGTGCGGATGGCACAGGACTTCTCCATGCGTTATATGCTCGTCGATGGACACGGAAACTTTGGATCGGTTGATGGTGACAGCGCTGCTGCCATGCGTTATACAGAGGCGCGTCTCTCGAAGATAGCCATGGAGCTATTGCGTGATATCAATAAAGACACAATTGATTTTATACCGAACTACGATGGCGAAGAATCAGAGCCAGTGGTTTTGCCAGCCCGCTATCCCAACTTGCTTGTAAACGGAGTTACAGGGATTGCTGTAGGTATGGCTACCAATATTCCGCCTCATAATCTAAACGAGGTTATTGATGGTGTACAAGCATTAATCGAAAATCCTGATATTACGCCAGTTGAGCTCATGGATTATATTAAGGGCCCGGATTTCCCGACCGCTGGTTTTGTAATGGGTCGTCAGGGCATTAGGCAAGCCTATTTAACTGGACGAGGTTCAGTAACGATGCGTGCACGTGCGACAATTGAGGACAATAACGGCAAAGCTCGTATTATTGTGCATGAGCTGCCTTATCAAGTCATTAAAGCGCGTTTGGTTGAAAAAATTGCAGAGCTGGTTCGTGAGAAGAAGCTCGAGGGTATCACGGATCTGCGCGATGAATCAGATCGCAATGGTATGCGTGTCGTTATAGAGCTTCGCCGAGATGTGAATCCAAACATCGTGCTGAACAATCTCTTCAAGCATACGCAGTTGCAAACAAACTTTGGTATCAATATGCTTGCCCTCGTAAATGGCGAGCCGAAGACGCTTAATATCCGTGACATGCTCTATCATTATTTGCAGCATCAAATCGTAGTTATTCGTCGACGCACGGAATTTGAGCTGAAGAAGGCTGAAGCTAGAGCCCATATTTTAGAGGGCTTGCGTATCGCGCTTGACCATTTGGATGAGGTAATTGCCTTAATCCGTGGATCTCAGACAGCAGACCAAGCACGTGAAGGATTGATTACGAGATTTTCTCTTTCTCACGAGCAAGCACAGGCCATTTTGGATATGCGCCTCCAGCGTCTAACTGGACTGGAAAGAGACAAAATTGAAGCGGAATACACAGAGCTTATGCGTAAAATTGCTGAATATAAGGCTATTCTAGCCGATGAGCAGCTTGTGCTTGATATTATCAGCACAGAGCTTGCAGAGCTGAAGGAACGTTTTGGCGATGAACGACGCACGGAGTTAATGGCTAGCGATGAAGAAATTCTGGACGAGGATCTTATTCCACGTGAGGATGTTATCATCTCTATTACCCACTCGGGCTATATCAAGCGTTTGCCAGTCGGAACTTACCGCAGCCAGAAGCGCGGCGGTAAAGGTGTTGTCGGCATGGGCACGAAGGATGACGATTTCGTCGAGCATCTCTTTGTATCTAATACGCATCATTACCTGTTGTTCTTTACGAACAAAGGAAAGGTGTATAAGCTCAAGGCCTATGAGATTCCTGATCTGAATCGTACTGCGCGTGGAACGCCGATTATCAACCTTATTCAAATTGAACAAGGTGAGACGATCAATGCGGTCATCCCTGTGCAGGAATTCGACTCCGAGCATTTCTTGTTCTTTGCTACGAAGCAAGGGGTTGTCAAAAAGACTCCGCTTGATGATTATGTCAACATCCGTAAGGTCGGCTTAATAGCGATCTCGCTTCGTGAGGATGATGATTTAATAGGCGTGAAGCTGACTGACGGCAACCAGGAAATTATTATGGGGACGGCTCAAGGGATGTCCATTCGTTACTCAGAGCAGGATGTCCGCTCAATGGGACGTTCCGCGACTGGAGTCAAGGGGATTCAACTTGATGATAACGATATCGTTATTGATATGGACGTAATCGTACCAGAGAAGGATATTTTGATTGTAACCTCTAATGGTTACGGCAAGAGAACCCCTGTGGTAGACTACCGTATCCAAAATCGCGGCGGTAAAGGAATCAAGACGCTTAACGTAACGGACAAAAACGGACCGATCGTATCCCTCAAGGTTGTTGAGAACGATGAGGACCTTATGATCATGACCGCATCGGGCACAATGATCCGTACCAGCATGGAAGGCATCTCAACGATGGGCCGGAACACGCAGGGGGTAAAACTCATTAATACACGCGAGGACGATACGGTTGCTACGGTTACCCGTGTCGCACGCAGTGAAGAAAATGATGTGCTTGATGAGGATGAAGAGGTAGAAGGCGGAGAAACACCAATCGAATAACAATAGTGAATGCAGCTGGGGCTAGCATCATAAGGCTCCAGCTGATACATTACTGCAAAGCATATTATACTCGGGGTACAAGGGGAGAGGACTCTCGTGGCAGTGGTAACGTTATCACAGCTTAAGCTAGG from Paenibacillus sp. FSL H8-0548 encodes the following:
- the dnaN gene encoding DNA polymerase III subunit beta, encoding MKLTISKNELNDAIQQVAKAASSRPAIPILGGIKIEVTHLGVTLTASDTDISIQSFIPVEKDQFVIAHVEKPGSVVLPAKFFVEIVKKLPSEQVTIDVSNTFQTILRSGSTEIQMVGLDPEEFPYLPSIEQNEVLQMPGDLLKAMIRQTVLAASASEQTPILTGVLWNLLEGELKFIATDRHRLASRTAQVDTEAAFKFSNVVISAKTLLELAKLVPEHNALVDIVVADNQVLFKLGNVLFYTRILDGVYPDTSKIIPQTFKTELVLDTKNVMDAIDRAYLMSREEKTNIVRLITLEDGLIEISSSSTELGRVTEQVEAKEFNGEPLRIAFNSKYMLDVLKVIDSEQLFIGFTGAMSPIIIRPMDHAYSMYVILPYRTTG
- the yaaA gene encoding S4 domain-containing protein YaaA, whose amino-acid sequence is MKEIEIKTEYITLGQFLKLSDCISSGGHAKFFLQENTVLINGEADNRRGRKLYTGDKVEVEGCGVFTVSKA
- the recF gene encoding DNA replication/repair protein RecF, whose product is MFLKNIQLQNYRNYSELDLQTANKVNVFLGPNAQGKTNLLEAIFVLALTKSHRTSKDKELIGWQAETARITGEVDKKYGSIKLDLLYSAQGKKAKINGLEQRKLSDFIGSVNVVMFAPEDLEIVKGTPGIRRRFLDMEIGQVQPGYLHTLQQYGKVLLQRNNFLKASYSGGANQTMLDVWNMQLAEHGVKIMKKRKHFIHKLQTFAEQIHAGITNGTEQLTIVYRPSFDVDAQQDETVLFEQFMIKLTQVKDQEIRRGVTLVGPHRDDLAFYINGKEAQTFGSQGQQRTTALSLKLAEIELINEEIGEYPILLLDDVLSELDRNRQTQLIETFQSKVQTFITTTGLESVDVSRLQDAGIYHVHEGRVTR
- a CDS encoding extracellular matrix/biofilm biosynthesis regulator RemA family protein, whose protein sequence is MYIHLGGEKIIRAAELVAIFDISIEQSSKLSKQFVAGARKRKDVETIGEEEPKSIVVTKQKIYYSPISSSTLKKRAHHFAANG
- the gyrB gene encoding DNA topoisomerase (ATP-hydrolyzing) subunit B, which produces MSLEQHTYDESQIQVLEGLEAVRKRPGMYIGSTSGKGLHHLVWEVVDNSIDEALAGYCSRIEVIVHENNSVTVIDNGRGIPVGENAKLKISTLEVVMTVLHAGGKFGGEGYKVSGGLHGVGVSVVNALSELVIVQVKREGKIYQQEYRKGAPQYDIKVIGEATETGTQVTFTPDSEIFTETREFDYEILQSRIRELAFLNKGIELVLTDERTNISNTFKYEGGIIEFVKYLNRTRDALHEQPIYVEGSKDHIHVEVALQYNDSYTENIHSFANNINTHEGGTHESGFKSALTRIINDYGRKASLIKDNESNFSGDDVREGLTAIISVKIPEPQFEGQTKTKLGNSEVRGIVESFFAEKLQEFLEENPAVSRKIVEKGLQAARAREAARKARELTRRKSALEVGSLPGKLADCSSKDASISELYIVEGDSAGGSAKQGRDRHFQAILPLRGKILNVEKARLDRILGNAEIRTIITALGTGISDDFDLAKARYHKIVIMTDADVDGAHIRTLMLTFFYRYMRQIIDAGYIYIAQPPLFKVERNKVIRYAQTEKERDRIIAEFGEGVKVNVQRYKGLGEMNATQLWETTMDPESRTMLQVTIDDAIEADVMFDTLMGDNVEPRREFIQKYARYVTNLDF
- a CDS encoding YheC/YheD family protein — translated: MSIQRIKSKWAKTKIMLRSDYLRQYMPSTKLFGRSSLQSMLRQYGMVYVKPINGTFGKGVIRVERTTVPSLGYRYQLDTKIKFYSTFEQLYKGIMKQKKKRRYIVQKGIHLLRHLNRRFDIRVMVQKNPHNVWEATGIIGRLAHPGKIVTNYHSGGTPMSLERLMGDHTTLSELASFKNRLRKLSISIANQLQSAYPRIKELGVDIAVDATLHPWILEVNTCPDPFIFRKLPDQVVFQRVYRYAVHYGRFKKRNSRP
- the gyrA gene encoding DNA gyrase subunit A; translated protein: MAEEQRVSIRERDIGTEMRDSFMDYAMSIIVSRALPDVRDGLKPVHRRILFAMSELGMSPDKPHKKSARIVGEVIGKYHPHGDTAVYESMVRMAQDFSMRYMLVDGHGNFGSVDGDSAAAMRYTEARLSKIAMELLRDINKDTIDFIPNYDGEESEPVVLPARYPNLLVNGVTGIAVGMATNIPPHNLNEVIDGVQALIENPDITPVELMDYIKGPDFPTAGFVMGRQGIRQAYLTGRGSVTMRARATIEDNNGKARIIVHELPYQVIKARLVEKIAELVREKKLEGITDLRDESDRNGMRVVIELRRDVNPNIVLNNLFKHTQLQTNFGINMLALVNGEPKTLNIRDMLYHYLQHQIVVIRRRTEFELKKAEARAHILEGLRIALDHLDEVIALIRGSQTADQAREGLITRFSLSHEQAQAILDMRLQRLTGLERDKIEAEYTELMRKIAEYKAILADEQLVLDIISTELAELKERFGDERRTELMASDEEILDEDLIPREDVIISITHSGYIKRLPVGTYRSQKRGGKGVVGMGTKDDDFVEHLFVSNTHHYLLFFTNKGKVYKLKAYEIPDLNRTARGTPIINLIQIEQGETINAVIPVQEFDSEHFLFFATKQGVVKKTPLDDYVNIRKVGLIAISLREDDDLIGVKLTDGNQEIIMGTAQGMSIRYSEQDVRSMGRSATGVKGIQLDDNDIVIDMDVIVPEKDILIVTSNGYGKRTPVVDYRIQNRGGKGIKTLNVTDKNGPIVSLKVVENDEDLMIMTASGTMIRTSMEGISTMGRNTQGVKLINTREDDTVATVTRVARSEENDVLDEDEEVEGGETPIE